From a region of the Pseudomonadota bacterium genome:
- the purU gene encoding formyltetrahydrofolate deformylase produces the protein MSIELILLMRCPDRPGILTRASRAVSERGGDIRDAVSFGDDVSKTFFIRLHVVVPSDEEVASLRVELDAMASDMALEWELHDLSYRPRIILAVSKPDHCLLDLLHRWKRGTLRVDIPAVVSNHNDHRGIVEWYGIPYFHFPADKKDKRRQETKILELVNEREIDLVVLARYMQILSPWLCEQLAGRCINIHHSFLPSFKGAKPYHQAHDRGVKIIGATAHYVTTDLDEGPIIEQDVRRVSHATSAAQMVTMGREVEASVLARAIHAHVEYRVQMNGVRTVVF, from the coding sequence ATGTCGATTGAACTAATTCTCCTGATGAGATGCCCGGACCGGCCCGGTATTCTGACCCGGGCTTCCAGGGCGGTGAGTGAACGCGGCGGCGACATTCGTGACGCGGTGTCGTTCGGAGATGATGTGTCAAAAACGTTCTTTATCCGACTGCACGTTGTTGTTCCAAGCGATGAGGAAGTGGCCTCGCTCAGGGTTGAGCTGGACGCAATGGCCAGTGACATGGCGCTGGAATGGGAGCTCCACGATCTGTCATACCGCCCTCGCATTATCCTGGCGGTGTCCAAACCCGATCATTGCCTCCTCGATCTTCTGCACCGTTGGAAACGAGGAACGCTGCGGGTAGACATCCCGGCGGTCGTCTCTAACCACAATGACCATCGAGGCATCGTCGAATGGTATGGCATCCCGTACTTCCATTTTCCTGCAGACAAAAAGGACAAGCGTCGGCAGGAGACGAAGATTCTAGAGCTGGTCAACGAGCGGGAAATCGACCTGGTCGTGCTGGCGAGATACATGCAAATTCTTTCGCCCTGGCTTTGCGAACAGCTGGCAGGCCGCTGTATCAATATTCACCATTCGTTTCTGCCGAGTTTTAAAGGGGCGAAGCCGTATCACCAGGCCCACGACCGAGGGGTCAAGATCATTGGCGCCACCGCCCACTACGTCACGACGGATCTGGATGAAGGCCCCATCATCGAGCAGGACGTTCGCCGCGTTTCCCACGCGACGAGCGCGGCGCAGATGGTCACGATGGGCAGGGAAGTGGAGGCCAGCGTGCTCGCGCGAGCGATACACGCCCACGTCGAATACCGAGTCCAGATGAACGGCGTCAGAACGGTGGTGTTCTAA
- a CDS encoding amidohydrolase family protein — protein MAHHVPPHLTGITLLAAAATATATDISRYDVMLVGNRAGEMVMEQVAPDFATMTFSFNDRGRGPDIKAEYRVNEAGLPVEVRITGVDYMKSVVEEKVSVKDGVWAWQSSADAGSSADPGFYTSLDGPPGETTLLIRALLADDDRTIPLLPQGEAKLEIVGDHTFEDGERVRLAELSGLGFEPFPVWLDERDNIFAVVSGWFGMVPAGRDDVMEVLAAAQDARRDARYRIIGDSAVTPFDSLVVIDNARIIDVVNGKVLTANAVAIDDERISALLEPGDDRPAGATVVDAGGRTLLPGLWDMHTHLSPGDGALHLAAGVTTVRDLANDHDQVMQIQRSWDSGEAPGPHVFRAGFIDGTGPFAGPTKARIQTAEQAAEWIDFYAEHGYSQIKIYSSIPIDLVEGMAQRAHGHGMRFSGHVPAGMWAEDAVRAGYDEIQHINMIFLNFYKDIVETRNPDRFIKVAERGADLDPKSAPFQKFVELLLENGTVVDPTVAIFTDLFAHVPGQLAPSLGTAEGRLPPQVHRGSLKGGLPVPEGWQERYKSSGKQMLTVIKALHDAGVPLVAGTDAMAGFVLQRELEYYQEAGIAPLDIIKLATYGSAQVMGVENEVGQIAVGQRADLILVDGRPDEDIREIGEVSWVMKAGEAVDPALLYQSMSIRVASTGR, from the coding sequence ATGGCTCACCACGTACCGCCCCACCTGACCGGGATCACGCTCCTCGCCGCGGCGGCGACCGCAACCGCGACAGATATCAGTCGTTACGACGTCATGCTCGTGGGCAACCGCGCCGGCGAGATGGTCATGGAGCAGGTGGCGCCCGACTTTGCCACGATGACCTTCTCCTTCAACGATCGCGGTCGCGGGCCGGACATCAAGGCGGAATACCGGGTAAATGAGGCCGGCCTGCCGGTTGAGGTTCGCATCACGGGTGTCGACTACATGAAATCGGTGGTCGAGGAAAAGGTCTCCGTCAAAGACGGCGTCTGGGCCTGGCAGAGCTCTGCCGATGCGGGCAGCAGCGCCGACCCCGGTTTTTATACCTCGCTCGACGGACCGCCGGGCGAAACCACCCTACTCATCCGCGCGCTGCTCGCCGACGACGATCGTACGATTCCGCTACTGCCGCAGGGCGAGGCCAAGCTCGAAATTGTCGGCGACCACACGTTCGAAGATGGTGAGAGGGTCCGGCTGGCCGAACTGAGCGGTCTGGGATTCGAGCCGTTTCCCGTCTGGCTGGACGAGCGTGACAATATCTTCGCCGTGGTGAGCGGCTGGTTTGGCATGGTGCCGGCTGGCCGCGACGACGTGATGGAAGTGCTTGCGGCGGCCCAGGATGCGCGCCGTGATGCTCGGTACCGCATCATCGGCGACTCGGCGGTTACCCCTTTCGACAGCCTTGTGGTCATCGACAACGCGCGGATTATCGACGTGGTCAACGGCAAGGTTCTTACCGCAAATGCTGTCGCCATCGACGACGAGCGTATTTCGGCGCTGCTCGAGCCTGGCGACGATCGACCAGCCGGCGCAACGGTGGTTGATGCTGGCGGCCGGACGCTGCTCCCGGGTCTCTGGGACATGCACACGCACTTAAGCCCGGGTGATGGGGCCCTGCACCTCGCCGCGGGGGTAACAACGGTCCGCGATCTCGCCAACGACCACGACCAGGTGATGCAGATCCAGAGGTCGTGGGACTCGGGTGAGGCTCCCGGCCCTCACGTGTTCCGCGCAGGATTCATCGACGGCACAGGCCCCTTCGCTGGCCCGACGAAGGCCCGTATCCAGACAGCGGAGCAGGCGGCTGAATGGATCGACTTTTATGCTGAACACGGCTACTCGCAGATCAAGATCTACAGCTCAATCCCGATCGACCTGGTAGAGGGCATGGCGCAACGGGCGCACGGCCACGGCATGCGTTTCTCCGGCCACGTCCCGGCAGGCATGTGGGCGGAAGACGCGGTACGTGCGGGCTACGACGAGATCCAGCACATCAACATGATCTTCCTGAATTTCTATAAGGACATTGTTGAGACCAGAAATCCAGATCGATTCATCAAGGTCGCTGAGCGCGGGGCAGACCTCGACCCAAAATCGGCACCGTTTCAGAAATTTGTCGAGCTACTGCTGGAGAACGGCACGGTCGTGGATCCGACGGTCGCAATTTTCACGGACCTTTTTGCCCACGTACCCGGCCAGCTTGCGCCGTCGCTCGGCACCGCTGAGGGAAGGCTTCCACCCCAGGTCCACCGCGGGAGCCTGAAAGGCGGACTGCCGGTACCCGAGGGGTGGCAAGAGCGCTACAAGTCTTCCGGAAAGCAGATGCTGACCGTTATTAAGGCCCTCCATGACGCGGGAGTACCGCTGGTTGCCGGCACGGACGCCATGGCAGGTTTTGTTCTGCAGCGCGAGCTTGAGTATTACCAGGAGGCGGGCATCGCGCCTCTCGACATTATCAAGCTCGCAACCTACGGCAGCGCTCAGGTCATGGGCGTTGAGAACGAGGTGGGGCAAATCGCCGTCGGCCAGCGCGCCGACCTCATCTTGGTGGACGGCCGACCGGATGAAGACATCCGCGAAATTGGTGAAGTGTCGTGGGTGATGAAAGCCGGCGAGGCGGTGGACCCAGCGCTGCTCTACCAATCCATGTCGATACGGGTTGCTTCAACCGGCCGCTGA
- a CDS encoding iron-containing alcohol dehydrogenase → MKSFTINTVARTVSGAGEALKLAEHCRYLGAENILLVTDPGLVSLGLIEPVHKAIRAAGIGVELYADVTEDPPESVVFAATDAARAANVEAVVAVGGGSSMDVAKLVAVLLAGSQPLQELYGVDQVRGGRLPLILVPTTAGTGSEVTPVSVITTGETTKAGVSSPVLLPDVAVLDADLTLGLPPHITAMTGVDAMVHAIEAYTSKRLKNPVSDNLACNALRLLATNIRTAVRDGQQRDARAAMLLGAMQAGQAFANAPVAAVHALAYPLGGHFHVPHGLSNSLVLPGVLRFNLPDAYGAYAELADIVVRCAGGVRPSGSDEARAQALIDALVGLIDEIELPARLSLAGVSEDSLERLAEDAMLQQRLLINNPREVVYEDALAIYRAAY, encoded by the coding sequence ATGAAGTCCTTTACCATCAATACCGTCGCGCGCACGGTCAGCGGCGCCGGCGAGGCGCTGAAGCTGGCAGAACACTGCCGCTATCTTGGCGCAGAGAATATTCTGCTGGTGACGGACCCAGGGCTGGTCTCGCTCGGCCTCATCGAGCCGGTGCACAAGGCGATCCGTGCGGCGGGTATCGGCGTTGAGCTATACGCCGACGTCACCGAAGACCCGCCAGAGTCGGTGGTGTTTGCCGCGACCGACGCAGCCCGTGCCGCGAACGTTGAGGCTGTTGTCGCCGTTGGTGGTGGAAGCTCCATGGATGTCGCAAAGCTCGTCGCCGTGCTGCTGGCCGGCAGCCAGCCGCTGCAGGAGCTTTATGGTGTCGATCAGGTCCGCGGCGGCCGGCTGCCGCTGATTCTGGTTCCGACCACGGCAGGCACCGGCTCCGAGGTGACGCCGGTGTCGGTGATCACGACTGGCGAGACCACCAAGGCGGGCGTGAGTTCACCGGTGCTGCTGCCCGACGTCGCCGTCCTGGATGCCGACCTGACGCTGGGATTGCCGCCTCACATCACGGCCATGACCGGTGTGGACGCGATGGTGCACGCCATCGAGGCGTACACGTCCAAGCGCCTCAAAAATCCGGTTTCCGACAACCTTGCCTGCAACGCGCTTCGACTGCTGGCGACAAATATTCGTACCGCCGTGCGCGACGGCCAGCAGCGCGATGCCAGAGCGGCGATGCTCCTCGGCGCCATGCAGGCAGGGCAGGCCTTTGCTAATGCGCCGGTGGCCGCCGTTCACGCGCTGGCGTATCCCCTCGGCGGGCACTTTCATGTTCCCCACGGCCTCAGCAACTCGCTGGTGCTGCCGGGAGTGCTGCGGTTCAACCTGCCCGATGCCTACGGCGCTTACGCTGAGCTGGCCGACATTGTGGTGCGCTGTGCTGGTGGAGTCAGACCCAGCGGCAGTGATGAAGCCCGCGCCCAGGCCCTGATCGACGCCCTCGTCGGCCTGATCGACGAGATCGAACTGCCGGCCCGCCTGTCGCTCGCGGGGGTCAGCGAGGACAGCCTTGAGCGCCTGGCCGAAGACGCGATGCTGCAGCAGCGACTGCTGATCAACAACCCGCGTGAGGTTGTCTACGAGGACGCGCTGGCGATCTACCGCGCGGCCTACTAG
- a CDS encoding DUF2490 domain-containing protein: protein MTIVTLSNPLCSSMIGENKETPLIRITLLLAGLLGLLPLAHAQVDEGQTGLWSMYFWNTQFGEGPWGLQGDIQYRQFDVGSDLEQLLIRQGLTYRPQSRPNILLTLGYGNITSGEFGPSDRDSNEHRVYQEALISQRFSDRWYVRHRFRLEQRWVSGQDFRSRLRYAIFADVPLNGDNLKEGAIYASFYNEIFINGERDIGGGRKVSLFDRNRTYAALGYSLRDKLRLQFGYMHQETDNLGKGQLQLSLHHSF, encoded by the coding sequence ATGACGATCGTCACCCTCTCAAATCCTCTTTGTTCCAGTATGATCGGCGAAAATAAGGAGACTCCCTTGATCCGCATTACCTTACTGTTGGCTGGCCTATTGGGTTTGCTGCCGCTGGCCCACGCTCAAGTCGACGAAGGCCAGACTGGTCTTTGGTCCATGTATTTCTGGAACACCCAGTTTGGCGAAGGTCCGTGGGGGCTGCAGGGTGACATTCAGTATCGTCAGTTTGACGTGGGTTCTGATCTCGAACAGCTTCTGATCCGTCAGGGCCTGACCTATCGGCCGCAAAGTCGACCCAACATTCTCTTGACGTTGGGTTACGGCAATATCACCAGCGGGGAGTTTGGACCGAGCGACCGGGACTCCAATGAGCACCGCGTATATCAAGAAGCGTTAATCTCCCAGCGGTTTTCCGACCGATGGTATGTTCGACATCGCTTCCGGTTGGAACAACGCTGGGTTTCTGGTCAGGATTTCCGGTCTCGGCTCCGCTACGCCATTTTTGCCGATGTTCCGCTGAACGGTGACAACCTGAAGGAGGGGGCCATCTACGCGTCGTTCTACAATGAGATCTTCATCAACGGCGAGCGGGATATCGGTGGTGGCCGCAAGGTCAGTCTTTTCGACCGCAATCGTACCTACGCAGCCTTGGGCTATTCATTGCGCGACAAGCTGCGCCTGCAATTTGGGTACATGCACCAGGAAACGGACAATCTGGGCAAAGGCCAGCTGCAGTTGAGCCTTCATCATTCCTTTTAG
- a CDS encoding alpha/beta hydrolase has translation MVAANSATDKPSMLCIAGFGDNASMYDGLRDTELADLFRILPLDLPGFGRPAASGRTTLQSLADFVVEQAKASNAELIVAHSVASIIASLATTRADSPLHTVVSLEGNLTAEDAYFSGSAGDFSEPQAFREAFLERLGQLAASTPEVARYREQVAQADPKALWELGCNARSFSESQHPGELLASAPAAVYLYNPDNLSKPSQAWLASRGLPRLVLDHATHWKSVDQPALLAGKIVEGLRLAA, from the coding sequence ATGGTGGCGGCCAATTCGGCAACCGATAAACCCAGCATGCTCTGTATCGCAGGCTTCGGTGACAACGCGAGCATGTACGACGGGTTGCGCGATACCGAGCTCGCCGATCTTTTCCGGATCTTGCCTCTGGATTTGCCCGGATTTGGCCGCCCGGCAGCAAGCGGGAGAACGACGCTTCAGTCGCTGGCTGACTTTGTCGTTGAGCAGGCAAAAGCCAGCAACGCTGAGCTTATCGTGGCGCATTCGGTTGCCTCGATTATCGCCTCGCTGGCGACGACTCGAGCTGACAGTCCCCTGCATACGGTTGTTTCGCTGGAGGGCAATCTGACGGCTGAAGATGCCTATTTTTCTGGCAGTGCCGGCGATTTTTCCGAGCCGCAGGCGTTTCGCGAGGCTTTCCTGGAACGTCTCGGGCAACTGGCGGCGAGCACACCGGAGGTCGCCCGCTATCGTGAGCAGGTCGCCCAGGCTGACCCAAAAGCACTGTGGGAGCTGGGCTGCAACGCGCGCTCGTTTTCCGAAAGTCAGCATCCGGGGGAGCTCCTGGCGTCGGCCCCCGCTGCGGTTTATCTATACAACCCCGACAACCTATCCAAACCCTCGCAGGCCTGGTTGGCTTCTCGGGGATTGCCGAGGCTGGTGCTTGACCATGCGACGCACTGGAAAAGTGTGGACCAGCCAGCGCTGCTAGCAGGCAAAATTGTCGAAGGCCTGCGGCTGGCGGCGTGA
- a CDS encoding PadR family transcriptional regulator, with product MKKKDEVLQGTLDLLVLHVLSEGPQHGWGVAQTLRLRSNDVLLVTQGSLYPALHRLEKEGWIESEWGTSENNRRAKFYRLSKAGHAHLESETQRWRRFTAGVDLVLAGSPA from the coding sequence ATGAAGAAAAAAGACGAAGTGCTCCAGGGCACCCTGGATCTCTTGGTGCTCCACGTGCTGAGCGAAGGCCCACAACACGGCTGGGGCGTCGCCCAAACGCTGCGCCTGCGATCAAATGATGTGTTGCTAGTCACCCAGGGCTCCCTTTACCCCGCCCTTCATCGGCTGGAAAAGGAGGGGTGGATCGAATCCGAATGGGGGACGTCTGAAAACAACCGCCGGGCGAAGTTCTACCGTCTCAGTAAAGCCGGACACGCTCACCTGGAAAGCGAGACGCAGCGCTGGCGTCGATTCACGGCCGGGGTCGATCTGGTGCTCGCAGGGAGCCCGGCATGA